A stretch of Bacteroidota bacterium DNA encodes these proteins:
- a CDS encoding TIGR00266 family protein, giving the protein MRTNHEIDYAIHGEEMQCVEIELDPQETVVAESGSFMMMENDIQMQTIFGDGSVQNSGFMGKLMSAGKRLLTGESLFMTAFTHNGNAGKRKVTFAAPYPGKIIPMDLNLLNGRMICQKDAFLCAAKGVSVGIEFQKKLGTGLFGGEGFIMEKLEGDGMAFVHAGGHIVEKELQAGQTLRVDTGCIVAFTGAVNYDIQFIGGIKNTIFGGEGLFFATLTGPGKVWLQTLPISRLASRILSYGTGSRKEEGSILGGIGNLLDGDGI; this is encoded by the coding sequence ATGAGAACAAATCACGAAATTGATTATGCGATACACGGCGAAGAAATGCAGTGTGTTGAAATAGAACTTGATCCACAGGAAACGGTTGTGGCCGAATCAGGCAGCTTTATGATGATGGAGAACGACATACAGATGCAAACCATATTCGGTGACGGTTCTGTACAAAATTCGGGTTTTATGGGAAAGCTTATGTCGGCCGGGAAACGCTTACTTACCGGCGAAAGTTTATTCATGACAGCCTTTACACATAACGGTAACGCGGGCAAACGTAAAGTTACTTTCGCCGCGCCTTATCCGGGCAAAATCATTCCGATGGACCTGAACCTGTTAAACGGACGGATGATATGCCAGAAAGACGCGTTCCTTTGCGCCGCAAAAGGCGTTTCAGTCGGCATTGAGTTTCAGAAAAAGCTGGGTACGGGACTTTTTGGAGGAGAAGGGTTTATCATGGAAAAACTGGAAGGTGACGGAATGGCCTTTGTACACGCAGGCGGACATATTGTTGAAAAAGAACTGCAAGCCGGACAAACATTACGCGTGGACACTGGTTGTATCGTAGCCTTTACAGGTGCTGTTAATTATGACATACAGTTTATTGGCGGCATAAAAAATACAATATTTGGCGGTGAAGGATTATTTTTCGCGACATTGACCGGTCCCGGAAAGGTTTGGCTTCAAACACTGCCCATTAGCCGTTTGGCCAGCCGTATACTATCATATGGTACAGGTTCCCGTAAAGAAGAGGGCAGCATTTTAGGCGGCATTGGCAATCTGCTTGACGGAGATGGTATATAA